Proteins encoded by one window of Panicum virgatum strain AP13 chromosome 7N, P.virgatum_v5, whole genome shotgun sequence:
- the LOC120680978 gene encoding uncharacterized protein LOC120680978, translating to MGLDISDRLTPSKASFYGIVPGNTSTPIGTVVLPVTFGTQATTEQSSSRRPALAKFMAVPHYVYLLLKMPGKTGVLSLRCDLLMSFECEKEAITYASTNRLPDTSEELLAAAKQLSASGMEIPTKKANNSAPKPPDNVGVKAIQLVEGDSSKTALIGTGLIDK from the exons ATGGGGTTGGACATCTCCGACAGATTAACTCCAAGCAAAGCTTCGTTCTACGGTATCGTTCCGGGCAACACTTCTACACCAATCGGGACCGTCGTACTACCAGTTACCTTCGGCACCCAGGCAACTACAGAACAGAGCTCATCAA GACGACCAGCTCTGGCTAAATTTATGGCCGTCCCACACTACGTCTACCTGCTACTCAAGATGCCAGGGAAAACAGGGGTTCTCTCACTTCGTTGTGATCTCCTGATGTCATTTGAGTGCGAAAAGGAAGCTATCACCTACGCCTCCACCAATCGACTGCCGGATACTTCAGAAGAATTACTCGCGGCAGCAAAACAACTCTCCGCTTCAGGGATGGAGATCCCCACAAAGAAGGCGAATAACTCTGCTCCAAAACCACCTGACAATGTGGGTGTAAAGGCAATCCAACTTGTGGAAGGCGACTCATCCAAGACTGCCCTAATTGGCACAGGGCTCATTGACAAATAG